In Zingiber officinale cultivar Zhangliang chromosome 8B, Zo_v1.1, whole genome shotgun sequence, a single genomic region encodes these proteins:
- the LOC122017214 gene encoding disease resistance protein RPS2-like — MADIISGISSIFTCLKDCCFQSCNYIVSFEGAISSLIAELDQLKSKSMDIKRQVEAAQRDELNVKQEVLGWLKSVEDLSSEAENINAAYRRKFKCLCNFPINVCSSYPLRTRAEAALTAAADLKKKAGEFADVADDLDIDRVLEVPNPKVIGMDTALEELQGHARDDDVIIIGIHGMGGVGKTALLRRFNNDFAEKALDNLDVVIYLDLPTEYQVEELQKPLFCQLKLTWQDEATQRDRAGRLFRVLSKMRFLLLLDNVWEPLNCQVVGIPLPQPPSKSKIVFATRMEDVCSRMGAEKTIKLECLSSEEAWDLFRFNAKLNLATTDASILDLARALARQCAGLPAALISVAHAMASKRTFAEWRHVLAIMKEAPFQLPGMEEHVYHPLKLSYDRLSDTLRTCASNFALVQEGRLLSKQYVTDLWIGQGFINDFEKSSDTSDKASYLLGMLLAASLIQRFDDKYFKMHPMVRSMILWMECDCGKKESKWLKRDGHGLAEAPGAEKWRVAERISLGWNNIALLPDKPLCLDLIYLNLRKNPPLRNIPNKFFSHMPCLRILDLQQTSIEELPSGIGNLSQLQLLDLSFTRIASLPREIQDLVNLRYLAMLSATQLRSIPGAVIPCLQQLQWLDIYSSYSGWRVAGALQSDGEGILLDELESLKKLKVLGITISSETALRRLSELQRLAATVHWLQIEGCGTLARLDIPSTYCFGENMKNLKQIRLQAMPDLEEVIIGGDLHARNALSCLNFLYLSALPKAKIIWKNRCLANLCGLDIQDCNVIDRLLKLEDNAANSAETITIFPRLTKIVLRKLPELESLSDGDRVIAFPSLKTMEVRNCPKLKKLTLVAENLREIQCDKEWWDKLDWSDERTLSFQELFKQAD; from the coding sequence ATGGCCGATATCATTTCAGGCATCTCCTCTATCTTCACTTGTCTCAAGGATTGCTGTTTCCAATCTTGCAACTACATCGTCTCATTTGAGGGGGCCATCTCGTCTTTGATCGCAGAGCTCGACCAACTCAAGAGCAAAAGCATGGATATTAAGAGGCAAGTCGAGGCGGCCCAAAGGGATGAGCTCAATGTAAAGCAAGAAGTCCTCGGCTGGCTTAAATCTGTCGAAGACCTCTCTTCGGAGGCTGAAAACATAAATGCCGCGTACCGCCGGAAGTTCAAGTGTCTCTGCAACTTTCCTATCAATGTGTGCTCCAGCTACCCCCTCAGAACCAGAGCTGAGGCGGCGCTCACGGCGGCGGCCGATCTTAAGAAGAAGGCCGGAGAGTTCGCCGACGTGGCTGATGACCTGGATATCGATCGCGTTCTTGAGGTGCCGAATCCTAAAGTCATCGGCATGGATACAGCCTTGGAGGAACTGCAAGGCCATGCAAGAGATGACGACGTCATCATCATTGGGATTCACGGCATGGGCGGCGTCGGCAAGACGGCACTTTTGAGAAGATTCAACAATGATTTCGCAGAGAAGGCATTGGACAATCTGGATGTCGTCATCTACCTCGACTTACCGACGGAGTACCAAGTGGAGGAGCTCCAGAAGCCCCTCTTCTGTCAATTGAAACTCACATGGCAAGACGAGGCAACGCAGAGGGACAGAGCCGGCCGCCTTTTCCGCGTGCTGAGCAAGATGAGATTTTTACTGTTGCTGGATAACGTATGGGAGCCCTTGAACTGTCAGGTCGTGGGAATTCCACTTCCCCAGCCGCCGTCCAAGAGCAAGATCGTGTTCGCCACCCGCATGGAGGATGTCTGCAGCCGCATGGGCGCCGAGAAGACGATCAAACTAGAATGCTTGTCGAGTGAGGAGGCTTGGGATCTCTTCAGATTCAACGCAAAGCTGAATCTCGCCACCACCGACGCATCGATACTGGATCTGGCGAGAGCTTTGGCCCGACAGTGCGCCGGCTTACCGGCGGCGCTCATCTCTGTGGCGCATGCAATGGCGAGCAAAAGGACGTTCGCGGAGTGGAGGCATGTGCTGGCCATCATGAAGGAGGCTCCGTTCCAGCTTCCAGGAATGGAGGAGCATGTCTATCATCCACTTAAACTCTCCTACGACCGTCTGAGCGACACATTGCGAACGTGCGCGTCCAACTTCGCTCTGGTGCAGGAAGGACGGTTGCTGAGCAAACAATACGTTACGGATCTCTGGATCGGCCAAGGTTTCATCAACGACTTCGAGAAATCATCAGATACTTCAGACAAAGCATCATATCTGCTCGGAATGCTACTCGCGGCGTCTCTGATACAAAGATTCGACGACAAGTACTTCAAAATGCACCCTATGGTTCGCTCCATGATATTGTGGATGGAATGCGATTGCGGGAAGAAGGAGAGCAAATGGCTGAAAAGAGATGGACATGGTCTTGCAGAAGCACCTGGAGCAGAGAAGTGGAGAGTCGCCGAGAGGATATCTTTGGGCTGGAACAACATAGCTCTTCTTCCTGACAAGCCTCTGTGCCTCGATTTGATCTACTTGAATCTCCGAAAAAATCCTCCTCTCAGGAACATACCCAACAAGTTTTTCTCCCACATGCCTTGTCTCAGAATCCTTGATCTTCAGCAGACATCCATAGAAGAGCTTCCATCGGGGATTGGCAATCTTTCCCAACTCCAATTGCTTGATTTATCCTTTACTAGGATTGCGTCTCTGCCAAGGGAGATTCAAGATCTGGTGAATCTCAGATATTTGGCGATGTTATCAGCTACACAGTTGAGAAGTATTCCTGGCGCTGTCATACCTTGTCTTCAGCAACTGCAATGGCTGGATATATACAGCAGTTATAGTGGGTGGAGGGTAGCGGGAGCCCTGCAATCGGATGGAGAGGGGATACTTCTCGACGAGTTAGAAAGCTTGAAGAAATTGAAGGTTCTTGGCATCACCATAAGCTCGGAAACTGCTCTTCGAAGACTCTCCGAGTTGCAAAGGCTCGCAGCCACTGTGCATTGGCTCCAGATCGAAGGCTGTGGAACCTTGGCGCGTCTCGACATTCCATCTACTTATTGTTTTGGAGAAAACATGAAGAATTTGAAACAGATCCGACTCCAAGCGATGCCTGATCTTGAAGAGGTAATCATTGGTGGTGATCTTCATGCGCGCAATGCTCTATCATGCCTTAACTTCCTTTATCTCTCGGCTCTCCCAAAAGCTAAGATTATATGGAAGAACAGGTGTTTAGCGAATCTATGTGGGCTGGACATTCAAGATTGCAATGTAATTGATCGGCTACTGAAGTTGGAAGACAATGCAGCTAATTCTGCGGAGACTATTACAATCTTCCCTAGACTAACAAAAATTGTGCTTCGAAAGTTACCAGAGTTGGAGAGTTTGAGTGACGGAGATCGAGTAATAGCATTCCCTTCCCTGAAGACCATGGAAGTGAGGAATTGTCCCAAGCTAAAGAAGCTGACATTGGTTGCTGAAAACCTGAGAGAGATCCAATGTGACAAAGAATGGTGGGATAAGCTAGATTGGTCAGATGAAAGAACATTGTCCTTCCAGGAACTCTTCAAACAAGCGGATTGA